The proteins below are encoded in one region of Tolumonas auensis DSM 9187:
- a CDS encoding ABC transporter ATP-binding protein: MNAIEIHNLQCGYQEQAILQNVSFVLEERKILALLGPSGCGKTTLLKAIAGLIPIDHGQIYLHDQQVQDGHKGLDPEERGVGFIFQDYALFPHMTVHDNLMFGLRPLRLKKQDAEERIASTLTTVGLSGMDKRYPHELSGGQQQRVAIARSLVCRPKLMLLDEPFSNIDSQLRIPLIREIRDLLKSQHITAIFVTHNKEEAFSLADELAVFQQGNIVQQGEASAVYHQPANLYVAEFLGKGNRVPVTRQSDQSVLTPWGVIPVNQVPDHPDLMMFIRPQWLEIVEGGDGRLIEQHFLGTHAHCRIHWQGMELDAWHADSMPISTTAVSLRLRPHQPVIFRCEQA; this comes from the coding sequence ATGAACGCCATTGAAATTCACAACCTGCAGTGCGGCTATCAGGAGCAGGCTATTCTGCAGAATGTCTCCTTTGTTCTGGAAGAACGGAAAATACTGGCGCTGCTCGGCCCGAGTGGCTGTGGCAAGACCACCTTGCTGAAAGCGATCGCCGGACTGATCCCCATTGATCACGGGCAGATCTATCTGCATGACCAGCAGGTACAGGATGGGCATAAAGGGCTGGATCCGGAAGAGCGCGGTGTGGGTTTTATCTTTCAGGATTATGCGCTGTTTCCGCACATGACTGTGCATGACAACCTGATGTTCGGGTTGCGGCCGTTACGCCTGAAAAAACAGGATGCCGAAGAACGCATCGCCTCTACCTTGACGACTGTCGGGCTGTCCGGCATGGACAAACGTTATCCGCATGAGTTGTCCGGCGGCCAGCAGCAGCGGGTGGCGATTGCCCGCTCACTGGTCTGTCGTCCGAAACTGATGTTGCTGGATGAACCATTTTCCAATATCGACAGCCAGTTACGGATCCCGCTGATCCGCGAGATCCGCGATTTACTGAAATCACAGCACATTACCGCGATTTTTGTGACGCACAATAAGGAAGAAGCGTTTAGTCTGGCCGATGAGCTGGCGGTGTTTCAGCAAGGCAACATTGTCCAGCAAGGGGAGGCCAGTGCCGTGTATCATCAGCCGGCTAACCTGTACGTGGCTGAATTTCTCGGCAAAGGGAACCGCGTACCCGTGACCCGCCAGAGTGATCAGTCGGTGCTCACCCCGTGGGGCGTCATACCGGTGAATCAGGTACCGGATCACCCCGATCTGATGATGTTTATCCGGCCGCAATGGCTTGAGATTGTGGAAGGGGGTGATGGCCGGTTAATTGAGCAGCATTTTCTCGGCACGCATGCCCATTGCCGCATTCACTGGCAGGGGATGGAGCTGGACGCCTGGCACGCTGATTCAATGCCGATCAGTACCACGGCCGTATCATTACGCTTGCGCCCGCATCAGCCGGTGATCTTTCGTTGTGAGCAGGCTTGA
- a CDS encoding ABC transporter permease produces the protein MAVVRHRRWLAGSGALALLLFSPVMALLIEAFSTDAGLLQQLWQTVLPTYLFNSLALVTLVVIFAVLLGLPCGWLLANYQLPGHRYLEWALILPLAMPAYVVAYIYTDLLDYTGWLQIQLRDLFGWQSAADYWFPDLRTLGGAAAMLALVLYPYVYLLTRAGFLEQSINLQDAGRMLGANHWRRFFRISLPLVRPALIGAMILVAMETLADFGTVSYFAVNTLTTAITDAWLGYGSLPSAAQLSVCLISIVVLLILLEKMSRRRQQIFQKGNGIPVHNRPRLAGSKLMLSLGYCWLIVFLGFFLPVLVLLDYALSALAEQDWPALLQYSFNSLQIALAVAALAAILALPLVLTRRLLPNKPGVQALQIAGIGYAMPGTVLAIGILIPFTLGDFLLNDVIAAFGWQEPGLILTGTIFALVCAYVVRFIAIALGSQESSLARISFSLDMVSRSLGYYPLPMFARVHLPLMWRGIMAGIVLIFIESMKELPAALLLRPFNFETLPTIVYQYVKTEQLQLGALPALMIVLVGLLPLIFFNRSLERGIT, from the coding sequence ATGGCAGTTGTACGCCATCGTCGCTGGTTAGCTGGCAGCGGAGCACTAGCTCTGCTGCTGTTTTCACCTGTAATGGCTTTATTGATTGAAGCCTTCAGTACGGATGCCGGCTTGCTGCAACAGCTCTGGCAGACGGTATTACCCACCTATCTTTTCAATTCTCTGGCCCTGGTTACGCTGGTGGTTATCTTTGCCGTATTGCTGGGATTGCCTTGTGGCTGGTTGCTGGCGAATTATCAGTTACCGGGGCACCGCTATCTTGAATGGGCGCTGATCCTGCCGCTGGCGATGCCGGCTTATGTTGTGGCCTATATCTACACCGATTTACTCGATTACACCGGCTGGTTACAAATACAGCTGCGTGACTTGTTTGGCTGGCAATCGGCCGCCGATTACTGGTTTCCGGATCTGCGGACCTTAGGCGGTGCCGCTGCCATGCTGGCATTGGTGCTCTATCCGTATGTCTATCTGCTGACCCGCGCCGGCTTTCTGGAACAATCGATCAATCTGCAGGATGCCGGCCGGATGCTGGGTGCCAATCACTGGCGGCGTTTTTTCCGCATCAGTCTGCCCTTGGTCCGGCCGGCATTAATCGGCGCCATGATTCTGGTGGCGATGGAAACGCTGGCCGATTTTGGCACGGTCTCCTATTTTGCCGTGAATACCCTGACGACGGCGATCACCGATGCCTGGCTGGGTTATGGCAGCCTGCCTTCCGCCGCACAGCTTTCGGTCTGCCTGATCTCGATAGTGGTGCTCCTGATCCTGCTGGAAAAGATGAGCCGCCGCCGGCAGCAGATCTTTCAGAAAGGAAACGGTATTCCCGTTCATAATCGTCCCCGTCTGGCAGGCAGCAAATTGATGCTGTCGCTGGGATATTGCTGGCTGATTGTGTTTCTGGGTTTCTTCTTGCCCGTGCTGGTGTTGCTGGATTATGCCCTGTCGGCACTGGCGGAACAGGACTGGCCGGCACTGCTGCAATACAGTTTTAACAGTCTGCAAATCGCGCTGGCGGTTGCAGCACTGGCAGCCATTCTGGCCTTGCCGCTGGTGCTGACCCGTCGTCTGTTACCCAATAAGCCGGGCGTACAGGCGCTGCAAATCGCGGGTATCGGTTATGCCATGCCGGGTACGGTGTTAGCGATTGGTATTCTGATCCCGTTTACGCTGGGTGATTTCCTGCTGAATGACGTTATCGCAGCCTTCGGCTGGCAAGAGCCGGGGTTGATCCTGACCGGAACTATTTTTGCGCTGGTCTGTGCCTATGTGGTGCGTTTCATTGCGATTGCCCTGGGCAGTCAGGAAAGCTCACTGGCCCGCATTTCCTTCAGTCTGGACATGGTCAGCCGCAGTCTGGGTTATTACCCGTTACCGATGTTCGCCCGCGTACATTTACCGCTGATGTGGCGCGGCATCATGGCGGGGATCGTGCTGATTTTTATTGAATCCATGAAAGAGCTGCCTGCCGCGTTATTACTGCGCCCGTTTAATTTTGAAACGTTACCGACCATTGTTTATCAGTATGTCAAAACCGAGCAGTTACAGCTGGGCGCCTTACCGGCGCTGATGATCGTGCTGGTGGGGTTATTACCGCTGATTTTCTTTAACCGCTCGCTGGAACGGGGAATAACATGA
- a CDS encoding Fe(3+) ABC transporter substrate-binding protein has product MTKVALLALLVAGSVQAAEEINVYSARQAYLIEPIVQAFEKEQGIKVNLVYAEDGLAERLAREGKHTPADLVLTVDISRLMELVEQDLVQPVNSQTLNSNIPAQYRDPDNRWFALTTRVRNIYTSKERVGKPDDITYESLADEKYKGKICTRSGKNSYNVALVASMIAHHGEAKAEQWLEGLKANLARKPQGNDRDQVKAIKEGVCDLSLGNSYYLGKMLQDEEQKTWADAVYINFPNQKDRGAHVNVSGVVMTKYAKNKDAAVKLMEYLSADKAQQMYAELNMEYPVKAGVAPSRLVASWGEYKADALPIAQIASYRKQAITLIDKVKFDL; this is encoded by the coding sequence ATGACAAAAGTAGCGTTGTTGGCTTTACTGGTGGCGGGTTCTGTTCAGGCGGCGGAAGAAATTAATGTTTATTCTGCCCGTCAGGCTTATCTGATTGAGCCTATCGTTCAGGCGTTTGAAAAAGAACAGGGTATCAAAGTGAATCTGGTGTATGCCGAAGATGGTCTGGCAGAGCGTCTGGCCCGTGAAGGGAAACATACGCCGGCTGATCTGGTACTGACGGTCGACATTAGTCGCCTGATGGAACTGGTCGAGCAGGATCTGGTGCAACCTGTTAATAGCCAAACGCTGAACAGTAATATTCCGGCTCAGTACCGTGATCCGGACAACCGCTGGTTTGCCCTGACTACCCGTGTCCGCAATATTTACACCTCTAAAGAGCGTGTCGGCAAGCCAGATGATATTACCTACGAGTCACTGGCTGACGAGAAATACAAAGGTAAGATTTGTACCCGTAGCGGTAAAAACTCTTATAACGTCGCATTGGTTGCTTCGATGATTGCTCATCACGGTGAAGCAAAGGCGGAACAATGGCTGGAAGGGCTGAAGGCCAACCTGGCGCGTAAACCACAGGGCAATGACCGCGATCAGGTTAAAGCCATCAAGGAAGGCGTGTGTGATCTGTCACTGGGTAACAGCTATTACCTGGGCAAAATGCTGCAGGATGAAGAGCAGAAAACCTGGGCTGACGCTGTTTATATCAACTTCCCGAACCAGAAAGATCGTGGTGCTCATGTCAACGTGAGCGGGGTTGTGATGACCAAATATGCCAAGAACAAAGACGCGGCAGTCAAGCTGATGGAATACCTCTCGGCGGATAAAGCACAACAGATGTATGCCGAACTGAACATGGAGTATCCGGTGAAGGCGGGTGTCGCGCCATCCAGGCTGGTCGCTTCATGGGGCGAATACAAGGCCGATGCGCTGCCAATCGCTCAGATTGCTTCTTATCGTAAACAAGCGATAACCCTGATCGACAAAGTTAAATTTGATCTGTAA
- the glnK gene encoding P-II family nitrogen regulator: MKLISAIIKPFKLDDVREAVAALGVDGMTVSEVKGFGRQKGHTELYRGAEYQVDFLPKVKLDIATSDDNVESIIEAISKAAYTGKIGDGKIFVYDLAHVVRIRTGEVDGEAI; encoded by the coding sequence ATGAAACTTATCAGTGCAATCATTAAACCGTTCAAACTGGATGACGTACGTGAAGCCGTTGCGGCACTTGGCGTGGACGGTATGACCGTGTCCGAAGTGAAAGGGTTTGGTCGTCAGAAAGGCCACACCGAGCTGTATCGTGGTGCTGAATATCAGGTCGATTTTCTGCCAAAGGTAAAACTGGATATCGCTACCTCTGACGACAACGTGGAAAGCATCATTGAAGCCATCAGCAAAGCCGCTTATACCGGTAAAATTGGTGACGGTAAGATTTTCGTGTACGATCTGGCGCACGTAGTGCGTATCCGTACCGGCGAAGTGGATGGTGAAGCCATCTAA
- a CDS encoding YacL family protein, translating to MDHQFVRNTDGRCRARLSMGHEAFGLWLTDELGADVARCNELLKITARLLHGGDEYTLPGKDFSLHLDQEAATVSARELQFETEIEDNEAGLSYYDDELFAACGLDDFEQLLLAWREFISEQ from the coding sequence ATGGATCATCAATTTGTCCGGAATACGGATGGCCGTTGCCGGGCCCGTCTGTCAATGGGGCATGAAGCGTTTGGTTTATGGCTGACAGATGAGCTGGGAGCCGATGTCGCCCGTTGTAATGAGTTACTTAAAATAACGGCACGATTACTTCATGGTGGTGATGAGTATACGTTACCGGGCAAGGATTTTTCTCTTCATCTGGATCAGGAAGCCGCGACAGTCAGTGCACGGGAACTGCAATTTGAGACAGAAATTGAAGATAATGAAGCGGGATTAAGTTATTACGACGATGAATTGTTTGCCGCCTGTGGCCTGGATGACTTTGAACAACTATTGCTGGCCTGGCGTGAATTTATCAGCGAGCAATAA
- the acnB gene encoding bifunctional aconitate hydratase 2/2-methylisocitrate dehydratase, with amino-acid sequence MLENYRQHVAERAAQGIAPKPLSAEQVAALVELLKNPPAGEEAFLLELLADRVPPGVDEAAYVKAGFLAALTKGQVSSPVISAEKATELLGTMQGGYNIQPLIDLLDDAKLAPIAAKALSHTLLLFDSFHDVQEKLQAGNAYAKQVMESWANAEWYLNRPQLADKITLTVFKVTGETNTDDLSPAQDAWSRPDIPLHALAMLKNSRPGITADQEGAVGPITTLDALKQKGFPLVYVGDVVGTGSSRKSATNSVLWFMGDDIPNVPNKRAGGFVLGGKIAPIFFNTMEDAGALPIELDVSKMDTGDVIDIYPYAGKVTRHGSDEVIATFELKTDVLLDEVRAGGRIPLIVGRGLTDKAREMLGLPASTVFNRPKPVADTGKGYTLAQKMVGKACGVTGIRPGTYCEPKMTTVGSQDTTGPMTRDELKDLACLGFSADLVMQSFCHTAAYPKPVDVQTHHTLPDFIMNRGGVALRPGDGVIHSWLNRMLLPDTVGTGGDSHTRFPIGVSFPAGSGLVAFAAATGVMPLDMPESVLVRFKGELQPGITLRDLVHAIPYQAIQMGLLTVEKAGKKNIFSGRILEIEGLPDLKVEQAFELADASAERSAAGCTIKLDEAPIAEYLNSNIVMLKWMLAEGYGDKRTIERRIAGMQEWLADPKLMSADADAEYAAIIEIDMSEIKEPILCAPNDPDDARLLSTVAGDKIDEVFIGSCMTNIGHFRAAGKLLNQFKGQLHTRLWIAPPTKMDRDQLTEEGYYGIFGRVGARIEIPGCSLCMGNQARVGDGTTVVSTSTRNFPNRLGQGANVYLASAELASVAAILGRIPSVEEYQSYAKELDAMAADVYRYLNFDQIASYTDKADKVILQVPV; translated from the coding sequence GTGCTGGAAAACTATCGTCAACACGTCGCTGAACGTGCTGCGCAGGGTATCGCGCCAAAACCATTATCAGCCGAACAGGTTGCTGCACTGGTTGAATTACTGAAAAACCCACCGGCAGGCGAAGAAGCTTTCCTACTGGAACTGCTGGCTGATCGCGTACCACCCGGAGTGGACGAAGCGGCTTATGTGAAAGCCGGTTTCCTGGCTGCGCTGACGAAAGGACAAGTCTCTTCACCGGTGATCAGTGCTGAGAAAGCCACTGAATTGCTGGGTACCATGCAGGGCGGCTACAACATTCAGCCGCTGATCGATCTGCTGGATGACGCCAAACTGGCACCGATTGCCGCGAAAGCACTGTCTCACACCTTGCTGCTGTTTGATTCTTTCCATGACGTACAGGAAAAACTGCAAGCCGGTAATGCCTACGCTAAGCAGGTCATGGAATCCTGGGCGAATGCCGAATGGTATCTGAACCGTCCGCAACTGGCTGACAAAATCACGCTGACCGTTTTCAAAGTCACCGGTGAAACCAACACCGATGACCTGTCACCGGCACAGGATGCCTGGTCACGTCCGGATATCCCGTTGCATGCGCTGGCAATGCTGAAAAACAGCCGTCCTGGCATTACTGCTGATCAGGAAGGCGCTGTTGGCCCAATCACCACACTGGATGCCCTGAAACAGAAAGGTTTCCCGCTGGTATATGTGGGTGACGTAGTCGGTACCGGTTCATCCCGTAAATCAGCGACGAACTCCGTGCTGTGGTTTATGGGCGACGATATTCCTAACGTGCCGAACAAACGTGCGGGCGGTTTCGTACTGGGCGGTAAAATTGCACCGATTTTCTTCAACACTATGGAAGATGCCGGTGCACTGCCAATCGAGCTGGATGTCAGCAAGATGGATACCGGTGATGTGATCGACATCTATCCGTATGCCGGGAAAGTGACCCGTCACGGCAGCGACGAAGTGATTGCCACTTTCGAGCTGAAAACTGACGTACTGCTGGATGAAGTGCGTGCTGGTGGCCGTATTCCATTGATCGTGGGTCGTGGTCTGACTGACAAAGCACGTGAAATGCTGGGTCTGCCTGCATCCACCGTGTTCAACCGTCCGAAACCAGTGGCTGATACCGGTAAAGGTTACACTCTGGCGCAGAAAATGGTTGGTAAAGCCTGCGGCGTAACCGGTATTCGTCCGGGCACTTACTGTGAACCGAAGATGACTACCGTGGGTTCTCAGGATACTACCGGCCCGATGACCCGTGACGAGCTGAAAGATCTGGCCTGTCTGGGCTTCTCGGCTGACCTGGTGATGCAGTCTTTCTGTCACACCGCAGCTTATCCGAAGCCGGTTGACGTACAGACTCACCACACGCTGCCAGACTTCATAATGAACCGTGGCGGTGTTGCACTGCGTCCGGGCGATGGTGTTATCCATAGCTGGCTGAACCGCATGCTGCTGCCGGATACTGTTGGTACTGGTGGTGACTCACATACCCGTTTCCCTATCGGTGTTTCTTTCCCGGCGGGCTCTGGTCTGGTGGCGTTTGCTGCTGCGACCGGCGTGATGCCACTGGATATGCCGGAATCTGTGCTGGTGCGCTTCAAAGGCGAACTGCAGCCAGGTATCACCCTGCGTGATCTGGTACATGCAATCCCTTATCAGGCCATTCAGATGGGCTTGCTGACTGTAGAGAAAGCGGGCAAGAAGAACATCTTCTCCGGCCGTATTCTGGAAATCGAAGGTCTGCCAGATCTGAAGGTAGAGCAGGCGTTTGAACTGGCCGACGCCAGTGCCGAGCGTTCTGCTGCCGGCTGTACCATCAAGCTGGATGAGGCGCCAATCGCTGAATACCTGAACTCCAACATCGTGATGCTGAAGTGGATGCTGGCAGAAGGCTATGGCGATAAACGTACTATCGAGCGTCGTATTGCCGGTATGCAGGAGTGGCTGGCGGATCCGAAACTGATGTCAGCCGATGCGGATGCGGAATACGCAGCGATCATTGAAATCGACATGAGCGAAATCAAAGAGCCGATCCTGTGTGCGCCGAACGATCCGGATGATGCGCGTCTGCTGTCGACCGTTGCCGGTGACAAGATCGACGAAGTGTTCATCGGTTCCTGCATGACCAACATCGGTCACTTCCGTGCTGCCGGTAAACTGCTGAACCAGTTCAAAGGCCAGCTGCATACCCGTCTGTGGATTGCACCACCGACCAAGATGGATCGCGATCAGCTGACCGAAGAAGGCTACTACGGTATTTTCGGTCGTGTCGGTGCCCGCATCGAGATCCCGGGCTGTTCACTGTGTATGGGTAACCAGGCACGTGTCGGTGACGGCACCACGGTCGTGTCTACCTCTACACGTAACTTCCCGAACCGTCTGGGTCAGGGCGCGAACGTGTATCTGGCTTCCGCAGAACTGGCTTCTGTGGCGGCGATTCTGGGACGTATTCCAAGCGTGGAAGAGTACCAGTCGTATGCGAAAGAGCTGGATGCGATGGCAGCTGATGTTTACCGCTATCTGAACTTTGATCAGATCGCCAGCTACACCGACAAAGCGGATAAAGTGATCCTGCAAGTACCGGTATAA
- the crcB gene encoding fluoride efflux transporter CrcB: MLYSVLAISLGASAGAVSRWLLGLGFNTLFPTIPPGTLLANLLGGYLIGIAVTFFAANPNLPPEWRLLVITGFLGGLTTFSTFSAEVTTLLQQGRLLWAGGAIAVHVIGSLVMTLLGMATMSLLQRS, encoded by the coding sequence ATGTTGTATTCGGTTTTGGCTATCAGTCTCGGCGCTTCTGCCGGTGCTGTCAGCCGCTGGCTGCTGGGTTTAGGATTTAATACTCTGTTCCCGACTATTCCGCCAGGAACCCTGCTCGCCAATCTGCTGGGTGGTTATCTGATTGGTATCGCGGTGACCTTCTTTGCTGCCAATCCGAATTTACCACCGGAATGGCGTTTACTGGTGATCACCGGTTTTCTCGGTGGCCTGACCACGTTTTCGACTTTCTCTGCCGAAGTCACCACGTTATTGCAGCAAGGCCGCCTGCTCTGGGCAGGTGGCGCCATTGCCGTGCATGTGATCGGTTCACTGGTCATGACGTTACTGGGTATGGCAACGATGAGTCTGTTACAACGCAGCTGA
- a CDS encoding DUF190 domain-containing protein produces MQGFKLTFFTQQDRSVHGQSLALWLIQQAKEMGIRGATLTAASEGFGHDRKLHSAHFFELTDQPLQVTMAVTAEEAEQMFALLKKEGVNIFYTQAAIEFGMSGER; encoded by the coding sequence ATGCAAGGCTTCAAGCTTACATTTTTTACGCAGCAGGATCGTTCGGTTCACGGACAGTCGCTGGCGCTCTGGCTGATCCAGCAAGCGAAAGAAATGGGTATCCGGGGCGCAACGCTGACCGCTGCCAGCGAAGGTTTCGGTCATGACAGGAAACTGCATTCAGCTCATTTTTTTGAACTGACGGATCAACCGCTGCAGGTCACCATGGCAGTGACAGCGGAAGAAGCGGAACAGATGTTTGCCTTGCTGAAAAAAGAAGGCGTCAATATCTTCTACACTCAGGCCGCGATCGAATTCGGTATGTCCGGAGAGCGCTGA
- a CDS encoding NAD(P)/FAD-dependent oxidoreductase yields the protein MATVIVIGAGLGGMSAAYELKAELGKQHEVILINNKPDFEFTPSNPWIAVEWRQRKDTSLPIEPHVSKKSIRFIASGLQTLDAEQKQITLMDGQTLGYDFLVLCTGPELAFDEIPGAGPDAGGTVSVCTLSHAEHCRDSVHALIEAPGSVIVGAMPGASCFGPAYEYAFILDKHLRDKKVKKSVPMTFVTSEPYIGHLGLNGVGDSKGMLESELRQRDIQWICNAKTVGIVDGKMEIDELDDEGNVKKHHSLPYKHAMMLPAFRGIAPLRGIEGLVNPRGFVIVDEHQRNPKYPQIYAAGVCIAIAPQTKTPVPTGVPKTGYMIESMVRALTVNIKAELEGMQPTAKATWNAICLADMGDTGAAFVAMPQIPPRNVAWFKKGKWVHLAKVAFEKYFLHKMQTGDTEPVYERVVLKSLGIDKLE from the coding sequence ATGGCGACTGTGATTGTAATTGGCGCCGGTCTGGGTGGTATGTCGGCAGCCTATGAACTTAAGGCAGAACTGGGTAAGCAGCACGAAGTCATACTGATCAACAACAAGCCTGATTTTGAATTTACCCCCTCTAATCCCTGGATCGCGGTGGAGTGGCGCCAGCGCAAAGATACGTCGCTCCCTATCGAACCGCATGTCAGCAAGAAATCAATCCGGTTTATTGCATCCGGTCTGCAGACACTGGATGCAGAACAAAAACAGATCACGTTAATGGATGGGCAGACACTCGGTTATGACTTTCTGGTGCTTTGCACCGGTCCTGAACTGGCCTTTGATGAAATTCCTGGCGCCGGGCCGGATGCCGGCGGTACCGTCAGTGTCTGTACCCTCAGTCATGCCGAGCATTGCCGTGACAGTGTGCATGCACTGATTGAAGCACCGGGGTCCGTTATCGTCGGCGCGATGCCGGGCGCTTCCTGTTTTGGCCCTGCTTATGAATATGCCTTTATTCTGGACAAACACCTGCGCGACAAAAAAGTCAAAAAATCGGTACCGATGACCTTTGTCACCAGTGAACCCTATATCGGACATCTGGGGCTGAATGGCGTGGGGGATTCCAAAGGCATGCTGGAAAGTGAGCTGCGCCAGCGGGATATTCAGTGGATCTGTAATGCGAAAACTGTCGGTATCGTTGACGGCAAAATGGAAATCGATGAATTAGACGACGAGGGCAATGTCAAAAAACACCATAGTCTGCCGTACAAACATGCCATGATGTTACCGGCTTTCCGCGGTATTGCACCGTTACGCGGCATTGAGGGATTAGTCAATCCGCGAGGCTTTGTGATTGTGGATGAACATCAGCGGAATCCGAAATATCCGCAGATCTATGCGGCCGGGGTTTGCATAGCTATTGCGCCGCAGACTAAAACCCCGGTGCCCACCGGGGTACCGAAAACCGGCTATATGATCGAATCCATGGTGCGGGCACTGACGGTCAATATCAAGGCGGAGCTGGAAGGCATGCAGCCCACGGCCAAGGCCACCTGGAATGCGATTTGTCTGGCCGATATGGGGGATACCGGTGCAGCCTTTGTGGCCATGCCGCAGATCCCGCCACGTAATGTGGCCTGGTTTAAGAAAGGTAAATGGGTGCATCTGGCCAAAGTGGCCTTTGAAAAATATTTCCTGCACAAGATGCAAACCGGGGATACCGAACCGGTGTATGAACGGGTTGTACTGAAGTCGCTGGGGATCGACAAACTGGAATAA
- a CDS encoding YgaP family membrane protein: MTADKAVRAFAGIMVLLSVALTYWVSPWFVLLTLFVGANLLQSAFTGFCPAEMFFRKMGLK, translated from the coding sequence ATGACTGCGGATAAAGCTGTGCGAGCATTTGCCGGCATTATGGTCTTACTTTCTGTCGCACTGACATATTGGGTCAGCCCATGGTTTGTGTTACTGACATTGTTTGTCGGGGCCAACCTGCTGCAAAGTGCATTTACCGGATTTTGCCCGGCAGAAATGTTTTTCAGAAAAATGGGACTGAAGTGA
- a CDS encoding efflux RND transporter periplasmic adaptor subunit: MRHLLGLLILCAGLTGTGYTLAADETLTVQPTDIPDWFVMDGRLEPVDQGTVSAQTSGRISAITVDVNDVVPAGHLLIEITNTSQTAGQDQAKAAVKAAEARYNDAERQRARLVDLVKKGSVSRREYDSAATEAEAAANVLKQAKAELVQAGENLGYTRIVAPYAGVVSARHISLGETVNPGQLLLSGYAFENMRVVASLPARYLSQLKETTPLQITFPDGQSLTLPQHQLFQFADPASHSFTLRANLPKQETPVWRNGTWVKLAMPLTTKPKLLIPENSVLRQNELSAVYLAEKNGYVLRQVRLGRNYDGRIEILSGLKVGEVIARDAYAVIAAQGGHYAP, from the coding sequence ATGCGACATCTTCTGGGTCTCCTCATTCTCTGTGCCGGACTGACTGGTACCGGATACACCTTAGCTGCAGATGAAACACTGACGGTACAGCCCACCGATATCCCGGACTGGTTTGTCATGGATGGCCGGCTGGAACCGGTGGATCAGGGTACTGTTTCTGCTCAGACCAGTGGCCGGATCAGTGCCATCACCGTTGATGTGAATGATGTGGTTCCCGCTGGGCATCTGTTAATTGAAATCACCAACACCTCGCAGACGGCCGGTCAGGATCAAGCTAAAGCGGCTGTCAAAGCAGCGGAAGCCAGATACAACGATGCGGAACGGCAACGGGCACGGTTAGTCGATCTGGTGAAAAAAGGTTCTGTTTCAAGACGGGAATATGACAGCGCCGCTACCGAAGCGGAAGCGGCGGCTAATGTGCTGAAACAAGCGAAAGCAGAATTAGTGCAGGCAGGGGAAAATCTGGGGTATACCCGCATCGTCGCACCTTATGCCGGGGTCGTTTCTGCCCGCCATATTTCACTGGGTGAGACTGTCAATCCGGGGCAACTGTTACTGAGTGGTTATGCTTTTGAAAACATGCGTGTCGTCGCGTCATTACCTGCCCGCTACCTGTCCCAGCTGAAAGAAACCACACCGCTGCAGATCACCTTCCCGGACGGTCAGAGCCTTACACTACCGCAGCACCAGCTGTTTCAGTTTGCTGATCCGGCAAGTCACAGTTTCACATTACGGGCCAACCTGCCAAAACAGGAAACCCCCGTCTGGCGTAATGGCACCTGGGTCAAACTGGCCATGCCGCTGACAACCAAACCGAAGTTGCTGATCCCGGAAAACTCAGTGTTACGGCAGAATGAATTATCGGCGGTCTATCTGGCTGAAAAGAATGGCTATGTGCTGCGGCAGGTCCGTCTGGGCCGTAACTATGATGGCCGGATAGAAATTCTCTCCGGTTTGAAAGTGGGTGAAGTGATTGCCCGCGATGCCTATGCCGTCATCGCTGCACAGGGAGGCCACTATGCACCCTGA